In one window of Gossypium hirsutum isolate 1008001.06 chromosome A01, Gossypium_hirsutum_v2.1, whole genome shotgun sequence DNA:
- the LOC107917033 gene encoding uncharacterized protein translates to MRSFLDWVSCWSTTPQVSIREEVETPPKKEETNSLMPLDTEDLRKKKIRVRTGTSPQWKPTLRVITEDNVMAKKTPSEATKTTVDKVGKRKTTGGSRSKVHVRSYNDTGRKSVPVILPALSPTPFMF, encoded by the exons ATGAGATCTTTCTTGGACTGGGTTTCATGTTGGAGTACCACTCCTCAAGTGTCCATCAGGGAGGAGGTGGAGACGCCTCCAAAGAAGGAGGAGACAAACTCCTTGATGCCTTTAGATACGGAAGATCTGAGGAAGAAGAAGATTAGGGTAAGGACAGGGACGAGTCCGCAGTGGAAGCCTACGTTGCGGGTGATAACGGAGGATAACGTCATGGCGAAGAAAACGCCGTCGGAAGCGACGAAAACGACGGTAGATAAGGTGGGGAAGAGGAAGACCACCGGTGGTTCACGTTCTAAAGTTCATGTTCGAAGCTATAACGACACGGG GCGAAAATCGGTGCCAGTGATCCTACCAGCGCTTTCCCCTACACCTTTCATGTTCtaa